Proteins encoded by one window of Blautia argi:
- a CDS encoding GntR family transcriptional regulator, with the protein MAGGSLRGKVFNKIREDILKGRYKKGDELVECTIGKELGVSRTPVREAIRQLELEGLVQLIPNKGAFVTGISPRDVMDMYRIRAKLEGLCAAMAAEHATKEQLEEMEEVIYLSDFHADKGNYEQVCQQDGRFHQLLYEASGSRILAHTLSDFHEYLQRVRMASLQFRMRARPSNSEHRTILEAIRAKDARKAEQAASLHIQNTIENLKNFDVERVLKEEMK; encoded by the coding sequence ATGGCAGGAGGATCTTTAAGAGGTAAGGTATTCAATAAAATCCGGGAGGATATTTTAAAGGGCAGATACAAAAAGGGCGATGAGCTGGTAGAGTGTACCATTGGAAAGGAGCTTGGTGTCAGCCGTACGCCTGTACGGGAGGCAATCCGCCAACTGGAACTTGAGGGATTGGTGCAGCTCATTCCAAATAAAGGTGCCTTTGTTACAGGGATTTCACCGCGGGACGTTATGGATATGTACCGGATCCGGGCAAAGCTGGAGGGCTTGTGCGCAGCTATGGCAGCAGAGCATGCCACAAAGGAGCAGCTAGAGGAAATGGAGGAAGTTATCTATCTTTCAGATTTTCATGCAGATAAAGGGAATTATGAACAGGTCTGTCAGCAGGACGGCAGGTTTCATCAGCTTTTGTATGAGGCATCAGGAAGCCGGATTTTGGCCCACACGCTTTCTGATTTTCATGAATATCTCCAGAGGGTCCGCATGGCTTCCCTGCAGTTTCGCATGCGGGCAAGGCCTTCGAACAGTGAGCATAGAACTATTTTAGAAGCCATTCGGGCAAAAGATGCAAGGAAGGCAGAACAGGCAGCTTCCCTGCATATTCAGAATACCATAGAGAATCTGAAAAATTTTGATGTGGAAAGAGTTTTGAAGGAAGAAATGAAATAG
- a CDS encoding ABC transporter ATP-binding protein has protein sequence MNVLIAESVKKTYGTGEHAVKALKDISFTIEQGEFTAIVGTSGSGKSTLLNLLGGLDTPTSGRICIRNHDLAGLDRKSLTIFRRRNIGFVFQNYSLMPVLNVYDNVALPVTFDRGKHIDHVYIRDLLTELGLWEKRKKYPNELSGGQQQRVALARALANKPAIILADEPTGNLDTGTTVEVMGLLKSSSRKYNQTILMVTHNESIAQTCDRIIHIEDGKILRDSGADVKKGGEQ, from the coding sequence ATGAACGTTTTAATTGCAGAAAGTGTTAAGAAAACTTATGGAACAGGAGAGCATGCGGTTAAGGCTCTGAAGGATATCAGCTTTACCATAGAACAGGGAGAATTTACAGCAATTGTGGGCACCTCTGGGAGCGGTAAGAGTACCCTTTTGAATCTTTTGGGTGGCTTGGATACGCCCACAAGCGGCAGAATCTGTATCCGCAATCACGATTTGGCAGGACTTGACCGAAAAAGTCTGACTATTTTTCGGAGGAGAAACATTGGCTTTGTATTTCAGAACTATAGCCTGATGCCTGTATTAAACGTCTATGATAACGTGGCGCTTCCAGTGACCTTTGACAGGGGAAAACATATTGACCATGTATATATCAGGGATTTGCTCACAGAACTGGGACTTTGGGAAAAGCGTAAGAAGTATCCAAATGAACTTTCCGGCGGTCAGCAGCAGAGAGTAGCCCTTGCAAGGGCTCTGGCAAATAAACCAGCCATTATTCTGGCAGATGAGCCTACCGGAAACTTAGATACAGGAACCACGGTTGAGGTTATGGGACTTTTAAAAAGCAGCAGCAGAAAGTACAACCAGACAATTCTTATGGTTACTCACAATGAATCCATTGCGCAGACCTGCGACCGAATCATTCACATTGAAGATGGCAAAATTCTCCGGGACAGCGGTGCAGACGTGAAAAAAGGCGGTGAGCAGTGA
- a CDS encoding S8 family peptidase, with the protein MNRAGLTGKGITAAVLDTGAFPHPDFENRILAFRDFVKGRSLPYDDNGHGTHVLGILGGSGRASKGSICGVAPECSLLPIKVLDKNGNGVQENVIRAIDWILEHKETYSIRIVNISVGTTHRDGHERLLEAVEKAWDAGIVVVAAAGNQGPGRGSITAPGCSRKIITVGSSDMLVNHLGLSGRGPTRDCISKPDIVAPGNEISSCANKNMAFPYTVKSGTSMSTPAVSGGIALLLEKHPEYTNLEIKKRLKSRARDLGYPHNLQGWGLFSLDDFLRES; encoded by the coding sequence ATGAACAGAGCAGGGCTTACGGGAAAAGGTATAACGGCAGCAGTGCTGGATACCGGAGCTTTTCCCCACCCGGATTTCGAGAATCGTATCCTGGCATTTCGGGATTTTGTAAAGGGGCGCAGTCTTCCCTATGATGACAATGGACACGGAACCCATGTGCTGGGGATTTTGGGCGGCAGCGGCAGGGCTTCAAAAGGAAGCATCTGCGGCGTGGCTCCGGAGTGTAGCTTGCTTCCTATAAAGGTTTTGGACAAAAACGGAAACGGAGTGCAGGAAAATGTCATAAGGGCTATAGACTGGATTTTGGAGCATAAGGAAACTTATAGTATCCGCATTGTTAACATTTCTGTAGGTACTACTCACAGGGATGGCCATGAGAGGCTTTTAGAGGCTGTGGAGAAGGCCTGGGACGCCGGGATTGTGGTAGTGGCAGCCGCAGGCAACCAGGGACCCGGAAGAGGCAGCATTACTGCACCGGGGTGCAGCCGCAAAATCATTACTGTGGGTTCCTCGGATATGCTGGTAAATCATCTGGGGCTTTCCGGGAGAGGTCCCACAAGAGATTGTATCAGCAAGCCGGATATTGTAGCACCGGGAAATGAGATTTCTTCCTGTGCAAATAAAAACATGGCTTTTCCCTATACGGTAAAAAGTGGTACCTCCATGTCCACGCCAGCAGTGTCCGGAGGAATTGCCCTACTGTTGGAAAAACACCCGGAATATACCAATCTGGAGATTAAAAAGCGACTGAAAAGCAGGGCAAGGGATTTGGGATATCCTCATAACCTGCAGGGGTGGGGACTGTTTTCTTTGGATGATTTTCTAAGAGAAAGTTAG
- a CDS encoding sensor histidine kinase, giving the protein MELLLFAGIFFGVTGIAAAVFFCLRSRKMYRIIDKMQDEILNRQPVTLSDLREGKVSMLASKAKRIQEMLEFEIAKAEEEKEQVKGLISNMSHQLKTPLANLIMYEEILEQGEVSPADRLKFLKKMRIQSEKLDWILQSLFKMVKLEQDVISFEAEEVSIRETILDAINMIYEKAEKKEISIVTKPFEDKKLYHNRKWTAEVFVNLLENAVKYSEPESCITIECISFEMYTQIRFTDRGRGVRKEEQTEIFKRFYRSRDVEHLEGSGIGLYLCRLILEKEKGYLNVESEYGKGSRFSVFLQNCKN; this is encoded by the coding sequence ATGGAACTATTATTATTTGCAGGAATTTTTTTTGGTGTAACCGGTATTGCGGCAGCTGTATTTTTTTGCCTGCGAAGCCGGAAAATGTATCGCATCATAGACAAGATGCAAGATGAAATTTTGAACCGCCAGCCAGTTACTTTATCGGACCTTCGGGAGGGTAAAGTTTCCATGCTGGCAAGTAAGGCGAAGCGAATTCAGGAAATGCTGGAATTTGAAATCGCAAAGGCAGAAGAGGAAAAGGAGCAGGTGAAAGGTCTTATCTCCAATATGTCCCATCAGTTGAAAACGCCTCTTGCCAATCTTATCATGTACGAGGAAATTCTGGAGCAGGGGGAGGTAAGTCCGGCAGACAGACTGAAATTTTTAAAGAAAATGCGTATCCAGTCTGAAAAGCTGGACTGGATTTTGCAGTCCCTTTTTAAGATGGTGAAGCTGGAACAAGACGTGATTTCTTTTGAAGCAGAGGAAGTATCAATACGGGAAACCATTTTAGATGCAATCAATATGATTTATGAGAAGGCAGAGAAAAAAGAAATTTCCATTGTGACAAAGCCTTTTGAGGATAAAAAGCTTTATCATAACCGGAAATGGACAGCAGAAGTGTTTGTAAATCTTTTGGAGAATGCAGTAAAGTATTCGGAACCTGAAAGCTGTATTACCATAGAGTGTATATCCTTTGAAATGTATACTCAGATTCGCTTTACAGATAGAGGAAGGGGAGTACGAAAAGAAGAACAGACAGAAATTTTTAAACGGTTTTACCGAAGCAGGGACGTGGAGCATCTGGAAGGCTCGGGAATCGGACTGTATCTTTGCAGGCTGATTCTGGAAAAGGAAAAGGGCTATCTGAATGTAGAATCTGAATATGGTAAGGGCAGTCGCTTTTCTGTGTTCTTACAAAACTGTAAGAATTAA
- a CDS encoding NADP-dependent isocitrate dehydrogenase produces MEKIKMTTPLVEMDGDEMTRILWKIIKEELLYPFVELKTEYYDLGLEYRNETNDAVTVDAANAVKKYGVGVKCATITPNAARMEEYHLKEMYKSPNGTIRSMLDGTVFRTPIIVKGIEPCVKNWKKPITLARHAYGDVYKNTEMRISGPGKAELVFTAKDGTKTRQTIHEFQGAGVLQGMHNLDESIESFARCCFSYALDTCQDLWFATKDTISKQYDHTFKDIFQEIFDAEYKEAFEKAGITYFYTLIDDAVARVMKAEGGFIWACKNYDGDVMSDMVSSAFGSLAMMTSVLVSPKGYFEYEAAHGTVQRHYYKHLKGEETSTNSVATIFAWSGALRKRGELDKNPELQSFADKLEASVVEVIEGGKMTKDLALITTNPNPVVLNSQDFICEIRKALEAKLY; encoded by the coding sequence ATGGAAAAAATTAAAATGACAACACCGCTGGTAGAAATGGACGGAGATGAAATGACGAGAATCCTCTGGAAAATCATCAAAGAGGAATTGCTGTATCCCTTTGTGGAGTTAAAGACAGAGTATTATGATCTGGGGCTGGAATACCGCAATGAAACAAATGACGCAGTGACCGTGGACGCAGCCAATGCAGTGAAAAAATATGGGGTAGGTGTAAAATGTGCCACCATTACTCCAAATGCTGCCCGTATGGAAGAATATCATTTAAAAGAAATGTATAAAAGCCCTAATGGAACCATTCGCTCCATGTTAGACGGCACGGTGTTCCGCACCCCTATTATAGTAAAAGGCATTGAACCCTGTGTAAAAAACTGGAAAAAGCCAATCACTCTGGCAAGACATGCTTACGGTGATGTATATAAAAATACTGAAATGCGGATTTCGGGACCCGGAAAGGCAGAACTGGTTTTCACAGCCAAGGACGGTACCAAAACCCGCCAGACCATTCATGAATTTCAGGGGGCAGGGGTGCTGCAGGGCATGCACAACCTGGACGAATCCATTGAGAGTTTTGCAAGATGCTGTTTTTCCTATGCTCTGGATACCTGCCAGGATTTGTGGTTTGCAACAAAGGATACGATTTCCAAACAGTATGACCACACTTTTAAAGATATTTTTCAGGAGATTTTTGATGCAGAATATAAAGAAGCTTTTGAAAAAGCAGGTATCACCTATTTCTATACACTCATTGATGATGCAGTGGCAAGGGTAATGAAAGCAGAGGGCGGCTTTATCTGGGCATGTAAAAATTATGATGGAGATGTGATGAGCGACATGGTTTCTTCTGCTTTTGGTTCTCTTGCCATGATGACCTCTGTGCTGGTTTCTCCAAAAGGCTATTTTGAATATGAGGCAGCCCACGGCACAGTGCAGCGCCATTATTATAAGCACTTAAAGGGCGAGGAAACCTCTACAAACTCTGTGGCGACCATTTTTGCCTGGAGCGGGGCTCTGAGAAAGAGAGGAGAGCTGGATAAAAATCCTGAGCTGCAGAGTTTTGCAGACAAGCTGGAGGCTTCTGTTGTGGAAGTCATTGAGGGCGGCAAAATGACAAAGGATTTGGCCCTGATTACCACAAATCCAAATCCGGTTGTTTTAAACAGCCAGGACTTTATCTGCGAAATCCGTAAAGCGCTGGAAGCAAAGCTGTACTAA
- a CDS encoding 2-isopropylmalate synthase: MINRAVRMNYNTNLLELEEHMYPLVDVETPNVFHNLFPYSEVPKIAFNDRIVPHHMPDDIWITDTTFRDGQQSRAPYTTEQIVRIYEYLHRLGGPNGKIRQSEFFLYSKKDRDAVDKCMEKGYSFPEITGWIRASKKDFELVKELGLKECGILVSCSDYHIFYKMKMTRREAMNHYLSVIRDCLEIGISPRCHLEDITRADIYGYVIPFCMELTRLMEEYSIPIKVRCCDTMGYGVNYPGAVIPRSIPGIIYGIMTHAGFPSELIEFHGHNDFYKAVSNSTTAWLYGACGVNCSLFGIGERTGNTPLEAMVFEYAQLKGTLDGMDTTVITELAEYYEKEIGYEIPPRTPFVGSSFNVTRAGIHADGLLKNEEIYNIFDTEKFLKKAPQVAVSNTSGLAGIAHWINNHFRLAKEKQIDKNSELTVMVKAWVDRQYEEGRVTVVTDEELLQVIAESCKRLNLNLDE, from the coding sequence ATGATAAACAGAGCTGTCAGAATGAATTATAACACCAATTTGCTAGAACTTGAGGAACATATGTATCCTCTGGTGGACGTGGAAACCCCAAATGTGTTTCATAATCTGTTTCCCTATTCTGAAGTTCCCAAAATTGCTTTCAATGACCGGATTGTCCCACATCACATGCCGGACGATATCTGGATTACAGATACCACGTTCCGGGACGGACAGCAGTCCAGAGCTCCCTATACCACAGAGCAGATTGTACGTATCTATGAATATTTGCATCGCTTGGGAGGCCCCAATGGCAAGATCCGACAGAGTGAATTCTTCCTGTACAGCAAAAAGGATCGGGACGCAGTGGATAAATGTATGGAAAAAGGCTATTCCTTTCCGGAAATTACAGGGTGGATTCGGGCGAGCAAAAAGGATTTTGAGCTGGTGAAAGAACTGGGATTAAAGGAATGTGGCATATTGGTAAGCTGCTCGGATTATCATATTTTTTATAAAATGAAAATGACCAGGCGAGAGGCTATGAATCACTATCTCAGTGTAATCAGGGACTGCCTGGAAATAGGGATCAGTCCCAGATGTCATCTGGAGGATATTACAAGAGCCGATATTTACGGATATGTGATTCCCTTCTGCATGGAGCTGACTAGGCTTATGGAGGAATATTCCATTCCCATTAAGGTGCGTTGCTGCGACACCATGGGATATGGCGTCAATTACCCCGGAGCAGTAATCCCCAGATCCATTCCCGGAATTATTTACGGAATTATGACGCATGCAGGCTTTCCCTCTGAACTCATTGAGTTTCACGGACACAATGATTTTTATAAGGCAGTGAGCAATTCCACTACAGCCTGGCTCTATGGCGCCTGTGGAGTCAACTGTTCCCTGTTTGGCATAGGAGAGCGGACGGGCAATACACCTCTGGAAGCCATGGTGTTTGAATATGCCCAGCTAAAGGGAACGCTGGACGGTATGGATACAACAGTTATTACAGAGCTTGCAGAATACTATGAAAAAGAAATTGGATATGAGATTCCTCCCCGTACCCCCTTTGTAGGCTCCTCCTTTAATGTGACAAGAGCCGGAATTCATGCAGACGGACTCTTGAAAAATGAAGAAATTTATAATATCTTTGATACAGAGAAGTTTTTAAAGAAAGCCCCTCAGGTAGCTGTTTCCAATACCTCCGGTCTTGCGGGGATTGCACATTGGATAAACAATCATTTCCGGCTTGCTAAAGAAAAGCAGATAGACAAAAACAGTGAGCTGACAGTTATGGTAAAGGCCTGGGTGGACAGACAATATGAAGAAGGAAGGGTCACAGTGGTTACAGATGAAGAGCTCTTGCAGGTGATTGCAGAAAGCTGTAAGCGGCTGAATCTGAACCTGGACGAATAA
- the abc-f gene encoding ribosomal protection-like ABC-F family protein: MILACQNIEKSFDGVTLLSDASFHIEEREKAALVGINGAGKSTLFKIIAGELAADGGQVILAKGKTMGYLAQHQEMDGDLSIYDSLLKVKQHILDMEVRMRQLEKEMKHATEVELNKIMETYSRLTHEFELENGYAYKSELTGVLKGLGFAEGDFDKMLSTLSGGQKTRVALGRLLLSKPDIILLDEPTNHLDMDSIAWLETYLLNYPGAVFIVSHDRYFLDKVATKIVEIDNTKVTSFTGNYSAYSEKKAMLRRAAYQAYINQQQEIKHQEEVIAKLKSFNREKSIRRAESREKMLEKIEVLEKPAEVDDSMRITLKPRIISGNDVLEVEHLSKSFPSLPLFEDLNFQIKRGERVAIIGNNGTGKTTILKILNQVIPADSGSFRLGSKVHIGYYDQEHHVLHMEKTIFEEISDAYPKLTNTEIRNLLAAFLFTGDDVFKPISALSGGERGRVSLAKLMLSQANFLILDEPTNHLDITSKEILEEALNNYEGTVLYVSHDRYFINKTATRILDLTNHKLVNYIGNYDYYLEKKEELTNVYAPEEKSEAPAETVSANKLDWKQQKEEQARLRKRENELKKTEKAIEKLEQRDSEIDEEMTKPEIATNVAECVRLSKEKAEIAEKLETLYEKWEELAE; the protein is encoded by the coding sequence ATGATACTTGCATGTCAAAATATAGAAAAGTCCTTTGACGGCGTCACCCTGCTTTCTGACGCCAGCTTTCACATTGAAGAAAGAGAAAAGGCAGCTTTGGTAGGCATTAACGGTGCAGGAAAATCTACACTTTTTAAAATCATTGCAGGCGAACTTGCGGCAGATGGCGGTCAGGTAATTTTAGCGAAAGGAAAAACCATGGGCTATCTGGCGCAGCATCAGGAAATGGACGGGGATTTATCCATCTACGATTCTCTTTTGAAGGTTAAGCAGCACATTCTTGATATGGAAGTGCGTATGCGCCAGTTAGAAAAAGAGATGAAGCATGCCACAGAAGTAGAACTGAATAAAATTATGGAAACCTATTCCAGACTGACCCACGAATTTGAGCTGGAAAATGGCTATGCCTATAAAAGTGAGCTGACCGGGGTATTAAAAGGTCTTGGTTTTGCAGAAGGAGATTTCGACAAAATGCTTTCCACCCTTTCCGGAGGACAGAAAACCCGCGTGGCGCTGGGACGTCTGCTTCTGTCAAAGCCGGACATCATTCTTTTGGACGAGCCTACCAACCACCTGGATATGGATTCCATTGCCTGGCTGGAAACCTATCTTTTAAACTATCCGGGAGCTGTATTTATTGTATCCCATGACCGGTATTTTCTGGATAAGGTTGCCACAAAAATCGTGGAAATTGACAACACAAAAGTAACCTCCTTTACAGGAAACTATAGCGCCTATAGCGAAAAGAAAGCTATGCTCCGCCGGGCTGCCTACCAGGCATATATAAACCAGCAACAGGAAATCAAACATCAGGAAGAAGTCATTGCAAAACTAAAATCCTTTAACAGGGAAAAATCCATACGCAGGGCAGAAAGCCGGGAAAAAATGCTGGAAAAAATAGAGGTGCTGGAAAAGCCCGCAGAAGTGGACGATTCCATGCGTATCACTTTAAAGCCACGAATCATAAGCGGCAACGATGTGCTGGAGGTAGAACATCTCAGCAAATCCTTCCCTTCTCTTCCTTTGTTTGAAGATTTGAACTTTCAGATAAAGCGTGGAGAACGGGTTGCCATTATCGGAAACAACGGTACCGGAAAAACTACGATCTTAAAAATTTTAAATCAGGTAATTCCGGCTGACAGTGGCAGCTTCCGACTGGGAAGCAAGGTACATATCGGTTATTATGACCAGGAACACCATGTGTTACACATGGAAAAAACGATTTTTGAAGAAATCTCCGATGCTTATCCCAAACTTACCAATACGGAAATCCGCAACCTGCTGGCAGCCTTTCTCTTTACCGGAGATGATGTGTTTAAACCTATTTCTGCATTGAGCGGTGGAGAACGAGGACGTGTTTCCCTGGCAAAACTTATGCTGTCCCAGGCGAATTTCCTGATTCTTGATGAGCCTACCAACCACCTGGATATCACTTCCAAGGAAATCCTGGAGGAGGCCTTAAATAACTACGAGGGAACCGTGCTTTATGTGTCCCATGATCGTTATTTTATCAATAAAACAGCCACCAGAATTCTGGATCTGACCAATCACAAGCTGGTAAACTATATTGGAAATTATGACTATTATCTGGAAAAAAAAGAAGAACTGACGAATGTCTATGCACCAGAGGAAAAGTCAGAAGCTCCGGCAGAAACCGTATCTGCCAATAAACTGGACTGGAAACAGCAAAAAGAAGAACAGGCACGCCTTCGGAAACGGGAAAATGAATTAAAGAAAACGGAAAAAGCTATTGAAAAGCTGGAGCAGCGGGACAGCGAAATTGACGAGGAAATGACAAAACCGGAAATTGCTACCAACGTGGCAGAATGTGTCCGGCTTTCAAAGGAGAAAGCGGAAATTGCTGAAAAACTGGAAACTCTTTACGAAAAATGGGAAGAGCTGGCCGAATAG
- a CDS encoding ABC transporter permease: MKRMLKLSLAYLRYYKKQTFSLFLGVLLSAALLGGIGSLLYSGRQQNIEKARQDYGDWHYYFQSDEQQAKTILEKKKGNGYEIEEVGILTIRKVLEEPYKVMMVHGEDSYLHMMNRKLLEGNYPKEANEVAMDTYVLRNLGIPEKIGSKVELDGESFILSGILSESVEGTEDYMQVFVHKSVDYGQNGVFVYLKFLEDRPIYKELSAFCQEFHSEKENMRRNNHLDGYVGGTAPAAFSEVFRVSVMEQGTGIPYLYAYYNESGQLTNAVILAALGIFGVFIIYSLFQVSVRKRMSQYSVMQTLGMEEKHTFGILFGELLLIFVAGFPLGCLLGNGIAALLYGKIGRIFVGVQEKGIRHTGVEQDLSQISVSSIGDIGRFYVDKKLLLCCLLFFVAVLVFLSLFLVRKMRRYTWGQMIRKESGKKQKNRKIYSLHRKNLTGILTKKFMFGKISAFVGILFSLSIGGIIFLGATYVTENTKIHNELTFKADDGLGSDIQVFEDSDSLHDTIPTYMAEEIRKLPGVRSVNTMNYMLGEIPLYDGKLVWTSYFAETDPSDDLEPDPVLMEKYNGRATIEGDGDYKLKVNVYGYDDEMLLELSDYLLEGSIDPDTMRKEDTVIFKTIMGGQGTYEGIAVKAGESITLKTPRSTEVPAEVLKFQEEDTFYTEQEFGVAALVSRPLAKTEAFIGDDGTDTVDIIMTREQMEKYFGITGYRNLGITLKEGVDGAVVSDEIRKLTKSVPKCMVKDYTRMIQAENAFVEQKMLFFYGVAIVMLGISVLHIINSMQYLVAARKHEFGILRAMGITDTGFRRMLFREGVRYGIYTNLVLFALYFPIQKILYYFLIRVYLYLNPVAWVSPAPVIGLLVLNVAICILAMEWAGRSILEEGIIEEINE; the protein is encoded by the coding sequence ATGAAACGTATGCTGAAATTATCTCTTGCTTATCTTCGCTATTATAAAAAACAGACGTTTTCCCTGTTTCTCGGAGTGCTTCTTTCCGCAGCCCTTCTTGGGGGAATCGGTTCCCTCCTCTATAGTGGCAGGCAGCAGAATATCGAAAAGGCCAGACAGGACTATGGGGACTGGCATTATTACTTTCAAAGCGATGAGCAGCAGGCAAAGACGATTCTGGAAAAAAAGAAAGGGAACGGATATGAAATAGAAGAGGTCGGTATCCTTACCATTCGGAAAGTCCTGGAAGAACCCTATAAGGTTATGATGGTTCATGGAGAGGACTCTTATCTTCATATGATGAATCGAAAGCTTTTAGAGGGAAATTATCCCAAGGAAGCAAATGAGGTTGCCATGGACACCTATGTACTGCGAAATCTGGGGATTCCGGAGAAAATAGGAAGCAAAGTAGAATTAGATGGGGAAAGCTTTATTCTAAGCGGCATTTTGAGCGAGTCTGTGGAAGGAACAGAGGATTATATGCAGGTCTTTGTTCATAAAAGCGTGGATTATGGACAGAACGGGGTTTTTGTCTATCTCAAGTTTTTGGAAGACCGCCCGATTTATAAAGAGTTATCTGCTTTTTGTCAGGAATTTCATTCAGAAAAAGAAAATATGAGGCGTAACAATCATCTGGACGGTTATGTGGGCGGCACAGCCCCGGCAGCCTTCTCGGAGGTTTTCAGGGTGAGCGTTATGGAGCAGGGAACCGGTATTCCCTATCTTTATGCTTATTATAATGAGAGCGGACAGCTGACAAATGCAGTGATTTTGGCAGCTCTTGGCATATTTGGCGTTTTTATCATATACAGTCTTTTTCAGGTATCTGTCAGAAAACGTATGTCCCAGTACAGTGTTATGCAGACTCTTGGAATGGAGGAGAAACATACTTTTGGAATATTGTTCGGAGAACTTCTTCTGATATTTGTTGCAGGATTTCCCTTAGGCTGCCTGCTTGGCAATGGTATTGCAGCTCTGTTGTATGGGAAAATCGGACGGATTTTCGTAGGTGTGCAGGAAAAAGGAATCCGGCATACAGGAGTAGAACAGGATTTATCCCAAATTTCTGTGTCAAGTATTGGCGATATCGGCAGATTTTATGTAGATAAAAAGCTGCTTTTGTGCTGTCTGCTTTTCTTTGTGGCAGTGTTGGTATTCTTAAGCCTCTTCCTGGTGAGAAAAATGCGGCGATACACCTGGGGGCAGATGATTCGGAAGGAATCCGGGAAAAAACAAAAAAATCGAAAAATTTATTCTCTTCACAGAAAAAATCTTACAGGTATTTTAACAAAGAAGTTTATGTTTGGAAAGATAAGCGCCTTTGTGGGGATTCTGTTTTCCCTTTCCATTGGGGGCATTATTTTTCTGGGAGCTACTTATGTGACAGAAAACACAAAAATACACAACGAGCTGACGTTTAAGGCTGACGATGGACTTGGCTCAGATATTCAGGTCTTTGAGGATTCAGATTCTTTGCATGATACCATTCCTACATATATGGCAGAAGAAATCCGTAAGCTTCCGGGGGTAAGGTCTGTAAACACCATGAATTATATGTTGGGGGAAATCCCCCTTTATGACGGAAAACTGGTGTGGACCTCTTATTTTGCAGAAACAGACCCTTCCGATGATTTGGAACCAGACCCTGTGTTAATGGAAAAATATAACGGTAGGGCAACCATTGAAGGCGATGGGGATTATAAGCTGAAGGTTAATGTATATGGATATGATGATGAAATGCTTTTGGAACTTTCAGACTATCTTTTGGAAGGAAGTATTGACCCGGACACCATGCGGAAAGAAGATACCGTAATTTTTAAAACCATTATGGGTGGACAGGGAACTTATGAGGGCATTGCAGTGAAAGCCGGGGAGTCTATTACATTGAAAACACCAAGAAGTACAGAGGTACCTGCAGAAGTTCTGAAATTTCAGGAGGAGGACACTTTTTATACAGAGCAGGAGTTTGGGGTGGCAGCCCTTGTGTCCAGACCTCTTGCTAAAACAGAAGCTTTTATTGGAGATGATGGAACAGATACGGTAGATATTATTATGACAAGAGAGCAGATGGAAAAATATTTTGGCATAACCGGATATCGTAATTTAGGAATTACGCTGAAGGAGGGGGTGGACGGAGCAGTGGTTTCCGATGAAATAAGAAAGCTTACCAAAAGCGTGCCGAAATGTATGGTAAAGGATTACACCCGTATGATTCAGGCAGAAAATGCTTTTGTAGAACAAAAGATGCTCTTTTTCTATGGAGTTGCCATTGTGATGCTGGGAATCAGTGTGCTTCATATTATCAACAGTATGCAGTATCTGGTGGCAGCGAGAAAGCATGAGTTTGGAATTTTGCGCGCCATGGGAATCACGGATACTGGCTTTCGCCGAATGTTGTTCAGAGAGGGAGTTCGGTACGGAATATACACCAATCTGGTGCTCTTTGCCCTGTATTTTCCGATACAGAAGATTCTCTACTATTTTTTGATTCGTGTTTATCTTTATCTGAACCCGGTTGCGTGGGTGTCACCGGCTCCGGTCATCGGACTGTTGGTACTCAATGTAGCAATCTGTATTCTTGCTATGGAATGGGCGGGAAGAAGCATTTTGGAAGAAGGGATTATTGAGGAAATCAATGAGTAG